Proteins co-encoded in one Nocardioides sp. genomic window:
- a CDS encoding adenosine deaminase has translation MSDPSATALTPLTREVVQAAPKVLLHDHLDGGLRPQTIVELAAQIGHELPADDAESLGRWFEEASNSGSLVRYLETFDHTVAVMQTAANITRVARECVEDLAADGVVYAEIRYAPEQHVNEGLSLDEVVAAVQQGFDEGTTAAEGRIVVRQLLTAMRHQARSREVAELAVAWRDRGVAGFDIAGAEAGYPPTRHLDAFEYLQRENSHFTIHAGEAFGLPSIWEAIQWCGADRLGHGVRIIDDIAVDDGGNAALGRLAAYVRDKRIPLEMCPTSNLQTGAADSLAEHPIGLLTKLRFRVTVNTDNRLMSGTSMTHEMWELVQTFGYTLEDLRWFTINAMKSAFLPFEERLAIIDGVIKPGYRALGAS, from the coding sequence ATGTCTGACCCGTCTGCCACCGCCCTCACCCCGCTCACTCGCGAAGTCGTCCAGGCCGCACCCAAGGTGCTGTTGCACGACCACCTGGACGGCGGGCTGCGCCCGCAGACGATCGTGGAGTTGGCAGCACAGATCGGCCACGAGTTGCCGGCCGACGATGCCGAGTCGCTGGGCCGGTGGTTCGAGGAGGCCAGCAACAGCGGCTCGCTGGTGCGCTACCTGGAGACCTTCGATCACACCGTCGCGGTGATGCAGACGGCCGCCAACATCACCCGCGTCGCCCGCGAATGTGTCGAGGACCTGGCCGCCGACGGAGTCGTCTACGCCGAGATCCGGTACGCGCCCGAGCAGCACGTCAACGAGGGGCTCAGCCTCGACGAGGTGGTCGCTGCCGTGCAGCAGGGCTTCGACGAGGGCACGACCGCGGCCGAGGGTCGCATCGTCGTACGCCAACTGCTCACCGCGATGCGCCACCAGGCGCGCTCACGTGAGGTGGCCGAGCTCGCGGTCGCCTGGCGCGATCGTGGGGTGGCGGGCTTCGACATCGCAGGAGCCGAAGCGGGGTACCCCCCGACCCGTCACCTGGACGCCTTCGAATACCTGCAGCGCGAGAACTCGCATTTCACCATTCACGCCGGGGAGGCGTTCGGCCTGCCCTCGATCTGGGAGGCGATCCAGTGGTGTGGCGCCGACCGGCTCGGTCATGGCGTACGCATCATCGACGACATCGCGGTGGACGACGGCGGCAACGCGGCACTGGGCCGGCTCGCGGCCTACGTGCGCGACAAGCGCATCCCGCTGGAGATGTGCCCCACCTCCAACCTCCAGACCGGCGCGGCGGACTCCCTGGCCGAGCACCCGATCGGACTGCTCACCAAGCTGCGTTTTCGCGTCACCGTCAATACCGACAACCGCTTGATGAGTGGCACCTCGATGACCCACGAGATGTGGGAGCTGGTGCAGACGTTCGGGTACACGCTCGAGGACCTGCGCTGGTTCACCATCAACGCGATGAAGTCGGCCTTCCTGCCTTTCGAGGAACGGCTGGCGATCATCGACGGCGTGATCAAGCCCGGCTATCGCGCGCTGGGTGCGAGCTAG
- a CDS encoding ATP-binding protein has translation MHARLIVLAGPSGAGKSRLAERLGLPVLRLDDFYKNGDDPTLPHIEDGPNAGIVDWDHPDSWLHHEALAAITSLCADGRAELPVYEIAQNGRVGTQVLELGDAKFFVAEGIFAQEIVPEARRIGCLAGAYCITQHRLITFWRRLSRDLRERRKAPMLLIKRGWALMKDQPAVVRHAVALGCQEMTADEAYDAIRRLG, from the coding sequence GTGCATGCCCGCTTGATCGTGCTGGCCGGCCCGTCGGGTGCTGGCAAGTCACGCCTTGCCGAACGTCTCGGGCTGCCCGTGCTGAGGCTCGACGACTTCTACAAGAACGGCGACGACCCCACGTTGCCGCACATCGAGGACGGCCCCAACGCCGGGATCGTGGACTGGGATCACCCCGATTCCTGGTTGCACCACGAGGCCCTGGCCGCGATCACCTCCTTGTGCGCCGACGGCCGCGCGGAGTTGCCCGTCTATGAGATCGCGCAGAACGGCCGGGTGGGCACTCAGGTGCTGGAGCTCGGCGATGCGAAGTTCTTCGTCGCGGAGGGAATCTTCGCCCAGGAGATCGTCCCCGAAGCACGCCGGATCGGCTGTCTGGCCGGCGCGTACTGCATCACTCAGCACCGCCTGATCACCTTCTGGCGTCGGTTGAGCCGCGACCTACGCGAGCGCCGCAAGGCGCCGATGCTCCTGATCAAGCGCGGCTGGGCCCTGATGAAGGACCAGCCGGCAGTCGTACGCCATGCCGTCGCGCTCGGGTGCCAGGAGATGACCGCGGACGAGGCGTACGACGCGATCCGCAGGCTCGGCTGA
- a CDS encoding oxygenase MpaB family protein: protein MSFALFRTYAVPSIGVLLYETGEFTERTQKRYDDTALILDALGEHGIRSEQGLTAIRRMNQMHGMYDIAGDDMRYVLTTFVAVPIRWLDDYGWRPLSEKEKVASANYYREVGRLMGIKNIPGTWQEFTAAMDAYEAEHFAYDPRARDVAEATLKLMATFPPNNLAPRKAVIRSSRAFMDAPLLDAFRFEHPTRAERAAAKAALRARAAWLRRQPPRMQPTRARDLPQVTGYPNGYDLAKLGTFRPTGCPVPHGKVAQ from the coding sequence TTGTCGTTCGCGCTGTTTCGCACCTACGCCGTGCCCAGCATCGGGGTGCTGCTCTACGAGACGGGCGAATTCACCGAGCGTACGCAGAAACGCTATGACGACACCGCGCTGATCCTCGACGCGCTCGGCGAGCACGGCATCCGCTCCGAGCAGGGTCTGACCGCGATCCGGCGGATGAACCAGATGCACGGAATGTACGACATCGCAGGCGACGACATGCGCTATGTGCTGACCACCTTCGTGGCGGTGCCGATCCGCTGGTTGGACGACTACGGCTGGCGGCCCTTGTCTGAGAAGGAGAAGGTCGCCTCGGCGAACTACTACCGCGAGGTCGGCCGATTGATGGGGATCAAGAACATCCCCGGCACCTGGCAGGAGTTCACGGCCGCGATGGACGCCTATGAGGCCGAGCACTTCGCGTACGACCCGCGTGCGCGCGACGTCGCGGAGGCAACGCTGAAGTTGATGGCGACGTTCCCGCCCAACAATCTGGCGCCACGCAAGGCGGTGATCCGCTCGTCGCGGGCATTCATGGACGCGCCGCTGCTCGACGCCTTCAGGTTCGAGCACCCGACTCGCGCCGAGCGCGCTGCCGCCAAGGCGGCGCTACGAGCCCGAGCTGCGTGGCTGCGAAGGCAGCCACCGCGGATGCAACCGACCCGAGCCCGCGACCTGCCGCAGGTCACCGGCTACCCCAACGGCTACGACCTCGCGAAACTCGGCACCTTCCGTCCCACCGGCTGCCCGGTGCCGCACGGGAAGGTCGCACAATAA
- a CDS encoding aldehyde dehydrogenase family protein has translation MARVDVRKTYKLYIGGQFPRSESGYSYEVLDAKGKFVANAAQASRKDARDAVIAARSAFKGWSGKTAYNRAQILYRVAEIMEDRRPQFVEALKQSEGLTPARAERTLDAAIDRLVWYAGWADKITQIVGGANPVAGPYFNLSSPEPTGVIAVFAPQESSLLGLISVIAPAIVTGNTVVVVSSAQRPLPAVTFAEVLATSDVPGGVVNILTGDYTAPGPWLASHMDVNALDLTGLAGDAENATAYEVAAADNLKRVRRAPAAEPDWTQASRHGPLDRGSGDQDRLAPDRDLSDGRSGSLAAPDRATRSRDRLRRDRDDQRRPRVPVGCHAGVVVRAVSHLRRAQHRGAALRDGRIHRAYAETL, from the coding sequence ATGGCGCGCGTGGACGTACGCAAGACCTACAAGCTCTACATCGGCGGTCAGTTCCCGCGCTCGGAGTCGGGCTACAGCTATGAAGTGCTCGACGCGAAGGGGAAGTTCGTGGCCAATGCGGCTCAGGCCTCGCGCAAGGATGCCCGCGACGCGGTGATCGCGGCGCGCAGCGCCTTCAAGGGCTGGTCGGGCAAGACCGCCTACAACCGGGCCCAGATCCTCTACCGCGTCGCGGAGATCATGGAGGATCGGCGCCCCCAGTTCGTCGAGGCGCTCAAACAGTCCGAGGGGCTCACTCCTGCGCGGGCCGAGAGGACCCTCGACGCGGCGATCGACCGACTGGTCTGGTACGCCGGGTGGGCCGACAAGATCACCCAGATCGTGGGCGGTGCCAACCCGGTCGCCGGGCCGTACTTCAACCTCTCCTCCCCCGAACCGACCGGCGTGATCGCCGTCTTCGCGCCACAGGAGTCGTCGCTGCTGGGCCTGATCTCGGTGATCGCCCCGGCGATCGTCACCGGCAATACCGTCGTGGTGGTCTCGTCGGCGCAGCGCCCGCTGCCCGCCGTCACGTTCGCCGAGGTCTTGGCGACCTCGGATGTGCCGGGCGGCGTGGTCAACATCCTGACCGGCGACTACACCGCGCCCGGCCCATGGCTGGCCTCCCATATGGACGTCAACGCACTCGACCTCACCGGCCTGGCCGGCGACGCCGAGAACGCCACGGCGTACGAGGTGGCCGCGGCCGACAACCTCAAGCGCGTACGCCGGGCGCCGGCAGCCGAGCCCGACTGGACTCAAGCTTCCCGGCACGGACCGCTTGATCGAGGGTCTGGAGATCAAGACCGTCTGGCACCCGATCGGGATCTGAGTGATGGCCGATCGGGATCACTGGCTGCGCCGGATCGAGCAACTCGATCCCGAGACCGACTACGAAGAGATCGTGACGATCAGCGCCGCCCACGAGTTCCCGTGGGATGTCACGCAGGCGTTGTCGTTCGCGCTGTTTCGCACCTACGCCGTGCCCAGCATCGGGGTGCTGCTCTACGAGACGGGCGAATTCACCGAGCGTACGCAGAAACGCTATGA